In one Meles meles chromosome 17, mMelMel3.1 paternal haplotype, whole genome shotgun sequence genomic region, the following are encoded:
- the GPR25 gene encoding probable G-protein coupled receptor 25 gives MPFTEPWISSPGTPSWDYSGSGDLEDLEPCRFRDLPYSYAYVPVLYLAAFVVGLLGNSFVVWLLAGRRGPRRLVDTFVLHLAAADLGLVLTLPLWAVATARGGRWPFGEGLCKLSGFALACTRCAGALLLAGLSVDRYLAVVKLLDARPLRTPRCALTACCGVWATALLAGLPSLAYRELQPLRGGPGSQCGEEPSDAFQALSLLLLLLTCALPLGVSLACYCLISRRLRRPPHLGRARRNSLRIIFAVEGAFVGSWLPFGALRAVFHLARLGALPLPCGLLLALRWGLSIATCLAFVNSCANPLIYLLLDRSFRARAWRGVCGRPDRPARGGSSASSLSRDDSSVFRSPAGSWERARTANAGPALL, from the coding sequence ATGCCGTTCACCGAGCCCTGGATCTCCAGCCCGGGGACGCCGTCCTGGGACTACTCGGGGTCGGGCGACCTGGAGGACCTGGAGCCGTGCCGGTTCCGGGACCTGCCCTACAGCTACGCCTACGTGCCCGTGCTCTACCTGGCGGCCTTCGTGGTGGGCCTGCTGGGCAACTCCTTCGTGGTGTGGCTGCTGGCCGGGCGGCGTGGCCCGCGGCGGCTCGTGGACACCTTCGTGCTGCACCTGGCCGCCGCCGACCTGGGCCTCGTGCTCACGCTGCCGCTGTGGGCGGTGGCGACGGCGCGCGGCGGCCGCTGGCCCTTCGGCGAGGGCCTGTGCAAGCTCAGCGGCTTCGCGCTGGCCTGCACGCGCTGCGCAGGCGCGCTGCTGCTGGCGGGGCTCAGCGTGGACCGCTACCTGGCGGTGGTGAAGCTGCTCGACGCGCGGCCGCTGCGCACCCCGCGCTGCGCGCTGACCGCCTGCTGTGGCGTCTGGGCCACGGCGCTCCTGGCCGGCCTGCCCTCCCTGGCCTACCGCGAGCTGCAGCCCCTCCGCGGCGGCCCGGGCAGCCAGTGCGGGGAGGAGCCCTCCGACGCCTTCCAGGCGCTgagcctgctgctgctgctgctcaccTGCGCGCTGCCCCTGGGCGTCAGCCTGGCCTGCTACTGCCTCATCTCACGCCGCCTGCGCCGGCCGCCGCACCTGGGCCGGGCCCGGAGGAACTCGCTGCGCATCATCTTCGCCGTCGAGGGCGCGTTCGTGGGCTCCTGGCTGCCCTTCGGCGCCCTGCGGGCCGTCTTCCATCTGGCGCGCCTGGGGGCGCTGCCGCTGCCCTGCGGCCTGCTGCTGGCGCTGCGCTGGGGCCTCAGCATCGCCACCTGCCTGGCCTTCGTCAACAGCTGCGCCAACCCGCTCATCTACCTGCTGCTGGACCGCTCGTTCCGCGCCCGCGCCTGGCGCGGGGTCTgcgggcgccccgaccgcccggcGCGCGGGGGCAGCTCGGCGTCCTCGCTCTCCAGGGACGACAGCTCGGTGTTCCGGAGCCCGGCCGGCAGCTGGGA